A section of the Prochlorococcus marinus XMU1402 genome encodes:
- the argC gene encoding N-acetyl-gamma-glutamyl-phosphate reductase, whose protein sequence is MNVAIVGATGYGGIQAVNLLKKNKKYKITFLGGNKTSGSKWNDNFPFIYLDNDPHIEEISVDNISKNADIALLCLPSGLSSTLTRKLLDRGVKVIDLSADYRYKSLDEWKKVYTKEAAIYKRNDDDLCKEAVYGLPEINKESISKGRLIACPGCYPTSALIPLVPYLSQGIIDNEGIVIDSKSGTSGGGREPNQKLLLSECGEGLSAYGLINHRHTSEIEQLASLVSGNKIEVLFTPHLVPITRGMHSTIYGRLRDPGLTSDDCRILLDNYYRNFKNIKVLPVDTYPSTKWVKNTNKIFLSVKVDIRNGRIIILSVIDNLLKGQTGQAIQNLNIMSGFSMDDGLDLTNNFP, encoded by the coding sequence ATGAATGTTGCAATAGTAGGTGCTACTGGTTACGGCGGTATTCAAGCGGTAAATCTTTTAAAGAAAAATAAAAAATACAAAATTACGTTTTTAGGAGGTAATAAAACATCTGGATCAAAGTGGAATGATAATTTCCCTTTTATTTATCTTGATAATGATCCTCATATAGAAGAAATTTCAGTAGATAATATTTCAAAAAATGCAGATATTGCTTTGCTTTGCTTACCAAGTGGCCTATCTTCAACATTGACAAGGAAATTATTAGATAGAGGAGTTAAAGTTATTGATTTATCAGCTGATTACAGATATAAGTCCTTAGATGAATGGAAAAAAGTATATACAAAAGAAGCTGCTATTTATAAAAGAAATGATGATGATTTATGTAAAGAAGCAGTCTACGGTCTTCCTGAAATAAATAAAGAATCTATTTCAAAAGGAAGGTTAATTGCATGTCCAGGATGTTATCCAACATCTGCTCTTATTCCATTAGTTCCTTACCTATCGCAAGGAATTATAGATAATGAAGGTATAGTTATTGATTCTAAAAGCGGAACCTCGGGAGGAGGCAGAGAACCAAATCAAAAGCTACTCTTATCAGAATGTGGAGAGGGTCTATCTGCATATGGATTGATAAACCATAGACATACCTCAGAGATCGAGCAGCTAGCATCTTTAGTTTCTGGAAATAAAATTGAAGTGCTATTTACACCTCATTTGGTTCCAATTACAAGGGGTATGCATTCGACTATATATGGGAGATTAAGAGATCCTGGTTTAACTTCTGATGATTGCAGAATTCTTTTGGATAATTATTATAGAAATTTTAAAAATATTAAGGTTTTACCTGTAGATACATACCCTTCAACAAAATGGGTTAAAAATACAAACAAAATTTTTCTTTCTGTTAAAGTAGATATTCGAAATGGAAGAATTATTATTTTATCTGTGATTGATAATCTGTTAAAGGGACAGACTGGGCAAGCAATTCAAAATTTAAATATTATGAGTGGATTTTCAATGGATGACGGTCTTGATTTAACTAATAATTTTCCATAG
- the purN gene encoding phosphoribosylglycinamide formyltransferase — MDKSFNYIISPEISEFRKFSPKLKIGVLASGRGTNFQELINLSEKGELDIDITVLITNKDDAGCIKRAKSVKIPHKIIRDNDFPNKELFELEIVNNLINHDVELVVMAGWMKIVTPFFINKFKNKIINIHPSLLPAYKGGSAIKDSILNGSKITGCSVHFVEEEVDSGSLIMQAALSILKEDNIETLTKKIQILEHKILPLSISHAGFLIRSNSMENY, encoded by the coding sequence TTGGATAAATCATTTAATTACATAATTTCGCCTGAGATATCTGAATTTAGAAAATTTTCACCAAAATTAAAAATAGGTGTACTTGCTTCTGGAAGAGGAACTAACTTTCAGGAGTTAATTAATCTCTCAGAAAAAGGCGAATTAGATATAGATATAACAGTTCTCATTACTAACAAAGATGATGCAGGTTGTATAAAAAGAGCTAAAAGTGTAAAAATACCTCACAAAATAATAAGGGACAATGACTTTCCGAATAAAGAGCTATTTGAATTAGAAATTGTAAATAATTTAATTAATCACGATGTTGAACTTGTTGTTATGGCAGGGTGGATGAAGATTGTCACTCCATTTTTTATTAATAAATTCAAGAACAAGATTATAAATATTCACCCTTCATTACTTCCTGCATATAAAGGTGGTTCTGCGATAAAGGATTCTATATTAAATGGTTCAAAAATAACTGGTTGTTCAGTACATTTTGTTGAAGAGGAGGTAGATAGTGGATCATTGATAATGCAAGCTGCATTGTCAATTCTGAAAGAAGACAATATTGAAACACTTACAAAAAAAATACAGATACTTGAGCATAAAATTTTACCTCTTTCAATCTCTCATGCTGGTTTTTTGATAAGGAGTAATTCTATGGAAAATTATTAG
- a CDS encoding glucose-6-phosphate isomerase, with product MNGDLNSWDKFCNYLWFDKKLNIWLDISKINFTNEEIKNLEEKFVDVFSSIKELENGAISNIDENRQVGHYWLRNPSISPSSKIGEEISADIDSISEFGKQILNGDIKNKNQQNYTDVLWIGIGGSGLGPLLITESLQKCSRGLKFSYIDNVDPFLISEKLEELSEKLSTTLFVVVSKSGGTPEPRIAMEIIKSHCENNALEWNSNAIAITMKDSKLFKKATSENWLKIFNLQDWVGGRTSITSSVGLLPLALINENIFDFIRGASLMDEATRISDFKNNPAALLSSAWYLTGDGVGKRDMVVLPYRDRLQVFSKYLQQLVMESLGKKFNRNGEVVNQGISVFGNKGSTDQHAYVQQLRDGIDNFFCIFIELLDSPSTNIFDEKENPKEYLSGFLQGTRSALSSEDRQSITITLEKLNCFSLGALIALFERAVSFYAELININAYDQPGVEAGKKAAANIIEYQQKVSNLLDEGGEYSINDITSLFDNSVSEPIFFILREMCFGNDNYLVKGDWSNPNSLVIQKINS from the coding sequence ATGAATGGAGATTTAAACTCATGGGATAAATTTTGTAATTATCTTTGGTTTGATAAAAAATTAAATATTTGGTTAGACATAAGCAAAATTAATTTCACAAATGAAGAAATAAAAAATTTAGAAGAGAAATTTGTAGATGTATTTTCATCAATAAAAGAATTAGAAAATGGTGCAATCTCAAATATTGATGAAAATAGACAAGTTGGACATTATTGGCTTAGAAATCCATCAATTTCACCATCTTCAAAAATAGGTGAGGAAATTAGCGCAGATATTGATTCAATCTCTGAATTTGGGAAACAAATTTTAAATGGAGATATTAAGAATAAGAATCAACAGAACTATACTGATGTTCTATGGATAGGAATTGGTGGAAGTGGTTTAGGACCATTACTTATTACAGAGTCACTGCAGAAGTGCTCTAGAGGCTTAAAATTTTCTTATATCGATAATGTTGATCCCTTTTTAATTAGCGAAAAGTTAGAAGAGTTATCTGAAAAATTATCCACAACATTATTTGTAGTAGTAAGCAAATCAGGTGGTACGCCTGAACCTAGAATTGCTATGGAAATTATTAAAAGTCATTGTGAAAATAATGCTCTTGAATGGAATTCTAATGCTATAGCTATAACGATGAAAGATAGTAAATTATTTAAAAAGGCCACTTCTGAAAATTGGTTGAAAATATTTAATTTGCAAGATTGGGTTGGAGGAAGAACAAGTATTACAAGCTCTGTGGGATTACTTCCATTAGCTCTTATTAATGAAAATATATTTGATTTCATTAGAGGTGCATCATTAATGGATGAGGCCACGCGTATAAGTGATTTTAAAAATAATCCCGCAGCATTATTGTCATCTGCTTGGTATTTAACTGGGGATGGCGTTGGGAAGAGAGATATGGTCGTATTACCATATAGAGATAGGTTACAGGTATTTAGTAAATATCTTCAGCAATTAGTAATGGAATCATTAGGAAAGAAATTTAATAGGAATGGTGAAGTAGTTAATCAAGGTATTTCCGTTTTTGGTAATAAAGGATCTACAGATCAGCATGCTTATGTTCAGCAACTGAGAGATGGTATTGATAATTTCTTTTGTATTTTTATTGAATTATTAGATTCTCCATCTACTAATATTTTTGATGAAAAAGAGAATCCAAAGGAATATCTTTCTGGTTTTTTGCAAGGAACCAGATCCGCACTCTCTAGTGAAGACAGACAAAGTATCACTATTACTTTAGAAAAGTTAAATTGTTTTTCACTAGGGGCCTTAATCGCTTTATTTGAGAGGGCTGTATCCTTCTACGCTGAATTGATAAATATAAATGCATATGATCAACCTGGAGTTGAAGCTGGAAAGAAAGCAGCTGCAAATATTATTGAGTATCAACAAAAAGTAAGTAATTTATTAGATGAAGGTGGAGAATATTCTATAAATGACATAACATCATTATTTGATAATTCAGTTAGTGAACCCATATTTTTTATACTCCGTGAAATGTGTTTCGGTAATGATAATTATCTAGTTAAGGGGGATTGGTCAAATCCAAATTCATTAGTTATTCAAAAAATAAATTCTTAA
- the leuS gene encoding leucine--tRNA ligase, with the protein MISPDKQYEADTNLYNPSEIEKKWQSIWTENNLYKTDELTENSDKFYALSMFPYPSGNLHMGHVRNYVITDLIARFQRFKGKSVLHPMGWDAFGLPAENAAIERGISPSVWTKKNISHMKSQLKLLGLSVDWDREFATCDENYYIWTQYLFLELYKAGLVYQKESEVNWDPIDNTVLANEQVDSDGKSWRSGAVVEKKLLKQWFLRITNYADELLKDLEKLDNWPERVKIMQDNWIGKSIGTNINFNINTNPEEKITVFTTRPDTLFGVTYLAISVNHPLVKNISDQETIRDIENLKQYLKNNKNNELEKFGIKINLTAINPVNSEPIPIWVASYVLDEYGTGAVMGVPAHDLRDFEFAKKNNIDIKQVIIKDKSEQNKELEEAYVEKGYLVNSNQYNGIENTIAKIKIPEEGVNNGWAENKIQYRLRDWLISRQRYWGCPIPIVNCKKCGSVPLKQSELPVSLPKDIEISANKINALGDNNNWINTTCPKCGIAARKETDTMDTFMCSSWYFLRYPSSKCSNKPFEKIEINKWLPVDQYVGGVEHAILHLLYARFFTKALRDNELFEIDEPFKKLLTQGMVQAAAYKNNKTGKYVSPSDIIDLSNPTDPIDNSKLEVLFEKMSKSKYNGIDPESVIKKYGADTARMFILFKAPPEKDLEWGDTDVEGQFRFLSRIWKLYINCAKDINSKSNSYPDKEKSLIKSMNIAIKEISNDILNNQFNTAISELMKFYNSLSNSINDVNNNLKIDALKTFCILLAPFAPHIAEEIWHLIGFKKSVHLEHWPSFNAEALKEDSYELVIQVNGKVRDKVNINNDMSDDQIKELTLKRPNILKWTQDKEIRKIIIVKGKIMNIVV; encoded by the coding sequence GTGATTTCTCCAGATAAACAATATGAGGCTGATACCAATTTATATAATCCATCTGAAATAGAAAAAAAATGGCAGTCAATATGGACAGAAAACAATTTATACAAAACCGATGAATTAACTGAGAATAGCGATAAATTTTATGCCTTATCAATGTTTCCCTACCCTTCTGGTAATCTTCATATGGGACATGTTAGGAATTATGTTATTACAGACTTAATAGCTCGATTCCAAAGGTTTAAGGGTAAATCTGTCTTACATCCAATGGGTTGGGACGCTTTTGGTTTGCCTGCTGAAAATGCTGCGATTGAAAGAGGAATTAGTCCAAGTGTCTGGACTAAAAAAAATATTTCTCATATGAAGTCACAATTAAAGCTTTTGGGACTATCAGTTGATTGGGATAGGGAATTTGCAACATGTGATGAAAATTATTATATTTGGACTCAATATCTATTTTTAGAGTTATACAAGGCAGGGCTTGTATATCAAAAAGAATCAGAAGTTAATTGGGATCCTATAGATAATACAGTCCTAGCGAATGAACAAGTTGATTCAGATGGTAAATCTTGGAGATCTGGGGCTGTAGTTGAAAAAAAATTATTAAAGCAATGGTTTTTAAGAATTACTAATTATGCAGATGAGTTATTGAAGGATTTAGAAAAATTAGATAACTGGCCAGAAAGAGTAAAAATAATGCAAGATAATTGGATTGGAAAGTCAATTGGTACAAATATTAATTTCAATATCAATACCAATCCAGAAGAGAAAATTACTGTATTTACAACAAGACCAGATACTTTATTTGGAGTTACTTATTTAGCAATTTCTGTTAATCATCCATTAGTAAAAAATATTTCTGATCAAGAAACAATACGAGATATAGAAAATCTAAAACAATATTTGAAAAATAATAAAAATAATGAACTTGAAAAATTTGGAATAAAAATTAACTTAACAGCAATAAATCCAGTTAATTCTGAACCTATTCCTATTTGGGTGGCAAGTTATGTTCTCGATGAATACGGTACAGGTGCTGTTATGGGCGTGCCTGCTCATGATCTAAGAGATTTTGAATTTGCTAAGAAAAATAATATTGATATTAAACAGGTAATAATAAAGGATAAAAGTGAACAAAATAAAGAGCTTGAAGAAGCTTATGTAGAAAAAGGATATCTTGTTAATTCAAATCAATACAATGGCATAGAAAATACTATTGCTAAAATAAAAATTCCAGAGGAGGGAGTAAATAATGGATGGGCTGAAAATAAGATTCAATATCGTCTAAGAGATTGGTTAATCTCTAGACAAAGATATTGGGGATGTCCGATACCCATAGTAAATTGCAAAAAATGTGGATCTGTTCCATTAAAGCAATCGGAATTACCTGTTTCCTTACCAAAAGATATAGAAATCTCGGCTAACAAGATTAATGCTTTAGGTGATAATAATAATTGGATAAATACTACATGTCCAAAATGTGGAATAGCGGCAAGAAAAGAAACTGATACTATGGACACTTTCATGTGTTCATCATGGTATTTTTTAAGATATCCATCTTCAAAATGTTCTAATAAGCCATTTGAAAAGATTGAAATCAATAAGTGGTTGCCTGTAGATCAATATGTTGGAGGGGTAGAGCATGCAATATTGCACTTGTTATATGCAAGATTTTTCACTAAAGCCTTGAGGGATAATGAACTATTTGAAATAGATGAACCTTTCAAAAAACTATTAACGCAAGGAATGGTTCAGGCGGCAGCCTATAAAAACAATAAAACTGGTAAATATGTTTCTCCTTCCGATATTATTGACTTATCAAATCCTACAGATCCAATTGACAATTCTAAACTTGAAGTTCTTTTCGAGAAGATGTCTAAGTCTAAATATAATGGAATAGACCCTGAATCAGTAATTAAAAAATATGGAGCAGATACAGCAAGAATGTTTATATTATTTAAAGCACCACCAGAAAAAGATTTGGAATGGGGAGATACAGATGTTGAAGGACAATTTAGATTTCTAAGCAGGATTTGGAAGCTTTATATAAATTGTGCAAAAGATATAAATAGTAAATCTAATTCCTATCCAGATAAAGAAAAAAGTTTAATAAAGTCAATGAATATCGCTATAAAAGAAATTTCAAATGACATATTAAATAACCAATTTAATACTGCGATTTCAGAACTAATGAAGTTTTATAATTCATTATCAAATTCCATTAATGACGTAAACAATAATTTAAAAATTGATGCTTTAAAAACATTTTGTATTTTGTTGGCTCCATTTGCACCTCATATTGCAGAAGAAATATGGCATCTTATAGGATTTAAAAAATCTGTACATTTAGAACACTGGCCTTCATTTAATGCCGAGGCACTAAAAGAAGATTCATATGAACTAGTAATACAAGTGAATGGAAAAGTTAGAGACAAAGTAAATATTAATAATGATATGAGTGATGATCAAATTAAAGAATTGACTCTTAAAAGACCTAACATTTTAAAATGGACTCAAGATAAGGAAATAAGAAAAATAATTATTGTTAAAGGAAAAATTATGAATATTGTTGTTTAA
- the dapF gene encoding diaminopimelate epimerase: MKNITFEKYQGNGNDFVIIDSRGNEFYKNYKTNKIFDIKKICNRQFGVGADGVIFIEEPNEDNYAKMIIFNSDGSEAQMCGNGIRCLVEYLHVNDSMKNKNIEYKIETKAGLKIAKYINDEITVKMGVPILECENIPTTIEKKINSIPSHEFIEKDFNNMGYAVGMGNPHLIFFVKDIESIVLSRLGPIFEKNELFPEKTNVHFCQILNRDNIKVKVWERGAGPTLACGTGACAIHVAAYKLGLCSSQTIVTLPGGNLKIDWSKDDCEVMMTGNAKKVFSGSMLVN; this comes from the coding sequence ATGAAAAATATAACTTTTGAAAAATATCAAGGTAACGGAAATGATTTCGTAATAATAGATTCTAGAGGAAATGAATTCTATAAAAATTACAAGACAAATAAAATATTTGATATAAAAAAAATTTGCAACAGGCAATTTGGTGTTGGAGCAGATGGTGTGATTTTTATAGAAGAACCTAATGAAGATAATTATGCAAAAATGATAATTTTTAATTCTGATGGTTCTGAAGCACAAATGTGTGGAAACGGAATTAGGTGTTTAGTTGAGTATCTCCACGTAAATGATTCAATGAAAAATAAAAATATAGAATATAAAATTGAGACTAAAGCAGGTTTAAAAATTGCAAAATATATAAATGATGAAATTACAGTAAAAATGGGAGTTCCAATTTTAGAATGTGAAAATATTCCAACAACAATTGAAAAAAAAATAAATTCAATTCCTTCACACGAATTTATTGAGAAAGATTTTAATAATATGGGTTATGCCGTTGGAATGGGAAATCCTCATTTAATATTCTTTGTAAAAGACATAGAGTCAATTGTTCTTTCCAGACTTGGTCCTATATTTGAAAAAAATGAATTATTTCCTGAAAAAACTAATGTGCATTTTTGTCAAATTTTAAATAGAGATAATATCAAAGTAAAAGTATGGGAAAGGGGTGCAGGTCCAACCTTAGCTTGTGGAACAGGTGCCTGTGCTATCCATGTGGCAGCTTATAAATTAGGCCTTTGTAGTTCACAAACCATAGTAACCTTACCAGGAGGTAATCTTAAAATTGATTGGTCAAAAGACGATTGTGAAGTAATGATGACCGGTAATGCTAAAAAGGTTTTCTCAGGATCAATGTTAGTAAATTAA
- a CDS encoding cysteine desulfurase family protein: MENNFIYLDNASTTPLSENVLNIINSTYRNYWHNPSSTYELGIKCSTYLEKIRSKIAYIFEADPEDIIFTSGSSESTNIVFNNIYEKFKNGRVVISNVEHQATTICANKLRKQNWTIYEWPVNNDGILNISDIKKFLNNYTKLVSIIWGQSEIGTIQPVQFIGSKCEELNIMFHLDGTQILSNGIFSWKDLKCDFLSLSAHKFGGPKGIGILLTKEKSRQILKNNDISVTQEFSIRQGTQALPLIAGMYESLKNIEGKIKLYDYITEFPSNNINKLKNYFFQKIKDNNHIKITGSINHRLPSHISFLLLNKLFEPIKAYKIVNFMSENKIAISSGSACSSSSGKPSSTLKNIGLKDDELYSNIRVTLGSINNKSEIDKFLELIQICIDKF; encoded by the coding sequence ATGGAAAATAATTTTATCTATTTAGATAATGCATCCACAACTCCGTTATCTGAGAATGTTTTAAATATAATTAATTCAACTTATAGGAATTATTGGCATAACCCTTCATCTACATATGAGCTAGGGATAAAATGCTCTACTTATCTTGAAAAAATTAGATCTAAAATTGCTTATATATTTGAAGCAGATCCAGAGGATATAATTTTTACCTCTGGTTCTTCGGAATCGACAAATATTGTATTTAATAATATCTATGAGAAATTTAAAAATGGTAGGGTTGTTATTTCAAATGTTGAACATCAAGCAACAACTATTTGTGCTAATAAACTAAGAAAACAAAATTGGACTATTTACGAATGGCCGGTAAATAATGATGGAATTTTAAATATTTCTGATATCAAAAAATTTTTAAACAATTATACTAAGCTTGTATCAATTATTTGGGGTCAAAGTGAAATTGGGACAATACAACCTGTCCAATTTATTGGTTCCAAATGTGAAGAATTAAATATAATGTTTCATTTAGATGGAACTCAAATATTAAGTAATGGAATATTCAGTTGGAAAGATCTTAAATGTGATTTTTTAAGTTTATCCGCTCATAAATTTGGAGGTCCAAAAGGGATCGGTATTCTTTTAACAAAAGAAAAGTCTAGACAAATTTTAAAAAATAATGACATATCAGTTACTCAGGAATTTTCAATTAGACAAGGTACACAAGCTTTGCCATTAATCGCTGGAATGTATGAATCATTAAAGAATATTGAAGGAAAAATAAAATTATATGATTACATAACTGAATTTCCTTCTAATAATATTAATAAACTTAAAAATTATTTTTTTCAAAAAATTAAAGATAATAATCATATAAAGATTACGGGTAGTATTAACCATAGACTTCCCAGTCATATTTCTTTTTTACTATTAAATAAACTATTTGAGCCTATAAAGGCCTATAAGATTGTTAATTTCATGTCAGAAAATAAAATAGCCATAAGTAGTGGCAGTGCTTGTTCAAGCTCATCTGGGAAACCTAGCTCAACACTTAAAAATATTGGTTTAAAAGATGATGAACTATATTCAAATATTCGTGTTACTTTAGGTTCAATAAATAATAAGTCAGAAATAGATAAATTTTTAGAACTTATTCAAATATGTATTGACAAATTTTAA
- a CDS encoding DUF1995 family protein produces METNYRLPKDLNESLKNMEDAIIPSLLDSNKRFTIEFNFEGLKFNRIGITIYKILSKNNNVFITFADQGAVALAQRDYPDIKDKIFTFKSFNESNNINNIDSVMISILPQPYDFDSFEPMSDNYQGTHYSLNPKFEDANIGIGSVIRERRKHFVKTWKNIYFLQPLNKAALMHIYPNNWLLFKEENKRYFFKKEFEIKPDNESIFVNL; encoded by the coding sequence ATGGAAACCAATTACAGACTACCTAAAGATTTAAATGAATCTCTTAAGAATATGGAGGATGCAATTATTCCAAGTTTATTAGATTCAAATAAAAGATTTACTATAGAATTTAATTTTGAAGGGTTGAAGTTTAACAGAATTGGAATAACTATCTACAAGATATTGTCTAAAAATAATAATGTATTCATAACATTTGCTGATCAAGGTGCTGTGGCATTGGCTCAAAGAGACTATCCCGATATCAAAGATAAAATCTTTACTTTTAAATCATTTAATGAATCAAATAATATAAATAATATTGATAGTGTAATGATATCGATACTACCTCAGCCATATGATTTCGATTCATTTGAACCAATGTCTGATAATTATCAAGGTACGCATTATTCATTAAATCCAAAATTTGAAGATGCGAATATTGGTATAGGAAGTGTTATTAGAGAGCGACGTAAACACTTTGTCAAAACATGGAAAAATATTTATTTTCTGCAGCCTTTAAATAAAGCTGCTCTTATGCATATTTATCCAAATAACTGGTTGCTTTTCAAAGAAGAAAATAAAAGGTATTTTTTTAAAAAAGAATTTGAAATTAAACCCGACAATGAATCTATTTTTGTAAATTTATAG
- a CDS encoding D-alanyl-D-alanine carboxypeptidase: protein MIKKIYSFFFIVLILVTSPFLIRYLLTKQKITILNSIYFNFPGIINKNKICPSYDALLNQTLDDSFSVSIINNNGEIISSYNEDVPRLPASNQKLFSSAYVLSKYKLNNNLKTSLYKNKSDYYLHGQGDPDLNYEHIIELISNVKENKIINFKIVEIDSKLYWPNGWTNTDKLYEYGSPITSLAIESNYNKYYDIYALKNFIENYLKNKFPNSKINIDFFDSEKTFYLKNIKEINKVYSTPILSLLTLTNSESHNFTAESLFKNASNTWNDNNYIKLKRWLENKGLPVTNAYFADASGLSRKNKITTKLVVLFLDKMRYSNDFNAYQSTLSITGVRGTLAKRFVNSELSGKFFGKTGTLSNVFALSGFLYKNDKPIIISIIQNSNKIDKEKAFNLLRDLYYLRSC from the coding sequence GTGATAAAAAAAATATATTCTTTTTTCTTTATTGTTCTTATATTAGTAACATCTCCATTCTTAATAAGATATTTACTAACAAAACAGAAAATAACTATTTTAAATAGTATTTATTTTAATTTCCCGGGAATAATTAATAAAAACAAAATATGTCCTTCTTATGATGCTTTATTGAATCAAACGCTTGATGATTCTTTTAGTGTATCAATTATTAATAATAATGGAGAAATAATAAGTTCCTACAATGAGGATGTTCCAAGGTTGCCGGCATCTAACCAAAAATTATTCTCATCAGCTTATGTTTTAAGTAAATATAAATTAAATAATAATTTAAAAACTTCCTTATATAAAAATAAAAGCGATTATTATTTACACGGTCAAGGTGATCCAGATCTTAATTATGAACATATAATCGAACTAATTTCAAATGTTAAAGAAAATAAAATTATTAACTTTAAAATTGTAGAAATTGATTCAAAATTATATTGGCCTAATGGTTGGACAAATACTGATAAACTTTACGAATATGGATCTCCAATTACATCTCTTGCAATAGAAAGTAATTACAATAAATATTATGATATTTATGCATTAAAAAATTTTATTGAAAATTATTTAAAAAATAAATTTCCAAATTCAAAAATAAATATAGATTTTTTTGATTCAGAAAAAACTTTTTATTTAAAAAATATTAAAGAGATAAATAAAGTATATTCAACTCCAATTCTTTCATTATTAACTCTAACAAATTCTGAAAGCCATAATTTTACGGCTGAATCTCTTTTTAAAAATGCCTCAAATACATGGAACGATAATAACTATATAAAATTGAAAAGATGGCTTGAAAATAAAGGCCTCCCAGTAACTAATGCATACTTTGCAGATGCTAGTGGTTTGTCTCGAAAAAATAAAATTACAACAAAGTTAGTTGTATTGTTTTTAGATAAAATGAGATATTCTAATGATTTTAATGCTTATCAATCTACACTTTCAATTACGGGAGTGAGAGGAACGTTAGCCAAAAGATTTGTAAATAGTGAATTGTCTGGAAAGTTTTTTGGCAAAACTGGGACTCTTTCGAATGTCTTTGCATTATCTGGCTTTTTATATAAAAATGATAAGCCAATAATTATTAGCATTATCCAAAATTCTAATAAAATTGATAAAGAAAAAGCTTTTAATTTATTACGTGATCTTTATTACTTGAGATCCTGTTAA